A section of the Petrimonas sulfuriphila genome encodes:
- the miaB gene encoding tRNA (N6-isopentenyl adenosine(37)-C2)-methylthiotransferase MiaB, producing the protein MSTETTDNQKEKRLFIETYGCQMNVADSEVVAAIMEMDGYSVTEDEKAADAIFVNTCSIRDNAEQRVIQRLDYFNALKKKKRGELIIGVLGCMAERVKEELIDNHHADLVIGPDAYLDLPNLMGAAERGEKAINVVLSKTETYKDVIPLKMSGLNISGFVSITRGCDKFCHYCIVPFTRGRERSREPESILNEIRDLKGKGYREATLLGQNVNSYKFEDDGRVIDFSDLLAMVAEEAPQMRIRFTTSHPWDMNDKTLETIAKYKNLCNYIHLPVQSGSSRMLKLMNRRYDRKWYLERIAAIKRILPGCGLSTDIMCGFHSETEADHQETLSLMREVGFDSAFMFKYSERPGTYAAKKMEDNVSEEVKGRRLQEIIDLQLELSQKSNEQDVGKEFEVLVEGFSKRSREQLFGRTEQNKVVVFDKQKHRIGEFVKVKITGFTAATLFGEPSGN; encoded by the coding sequence ATGAGCACAGAAACAACAGATAATCAAAAAGAAAAAAGGCTATTTATCGAAACGTACGGTTGCCAAATGAACGTAGCCGACTCCGAAGTAGTGGCAGCTATCATGGAGATGGACGGATACTCGGTTACCGAAGACGAGAAGGCTGCCGATGCTATTTTTGTCAACACCTGCTCCATCCGAGACAATGCAGAACAACGCGTGATACAACGGCTTGACTATTTCAACGCTTTGAAGAAAAAAAAGAGAGGAGAGCTCATCATCGGTGTTTTAGGATGTATGGCAGAACGTGTAAAAGAGGAACTGATCGATAATCATCATGCTGACCTGGTAATCGGCCCCGACGCCTACCTCGACTTACCCAACCTGATGGGGGCCGCCGAACGCGGAGAAAAAGCAATCAACGTGGTTCTTTCCAAAACGGAAACCTATAAAGATGTTATTCCATTAAAAATGAGTGGATTAAATATTTCGGGGTTTGTTTCCATTACGCGGGGATGCGATAAGTTCTGCCACTACTGCATCGTTCCTTTTACGCGTGGCAGGGAGCGAAGCCGGGAACCGGAGAGCATCCTCAACGAGATTCGTGACCTAAAGGGAAAAGGCTATCGCGAAGCCACTTTGTTAGGACAGAACGTCAATTCATACAAGTTTGAAGACGACGGAAGAGTTATCGATTTTTCCGATCTGTTGGCAATGGTTGCCGAGGAAGCACCTCAAATGCGTATCCGTTTTACCACATCGCACCCGTGGGATATGAATGACAAAACATTGGAAACCATTGCCAAGTACAAGAATTTGTGCAATTATATCCATTTGCCTGTACAGTCGGGGAGTTCACGCATGTTGAAACTGATGAACCGGAGATACGACAGGAAATGGTATTTAGAGCGTATTGCCGCTATAAAACGGATCCTTCCCGGTTGCGGACTCTCAACCGACATTATGTGTGGATTTCACAGTGAAACCGAAGCAGATCACCAGGAAACACTATCACTTATGCGTGAGGTAGGCTTTGATTCGGCTTTTATGTTCAAATACTCCGAACGTCCGGGCACATACGCTGCGAAAAAAATGGAAGACAATGTTTCCGAGGAGGTAAAAGGCCGCCGTCTGCAGGAGATTATCGACCTGCAGCTTGAACTTTCGCAGAAAAGCAACGAGCAGGACGTAGGAAAAGAGTTTGAGGTGTTGGTAGAGGGTTTCTCAAAACGCTCTCGTGAACAGCTCTTTGGAAGAACTGAACAGAACAAGGTGGTTGTTTTCGACAAGCAAAAGCACAGGATTGGAGAATTCGTAAAAGTCAAGATTACCGGATTTACTGCAGCAACGCTTTTTGGAGAGCCTAGCGGGAACTGA
- the recQ gene encoding DNA helicase RecQ: protein MEKQKTLYEELKKYFGFDTFKGNQKAIIESVLSGKDTFVLMPTGGGKSLCYQLPALLSKGTAIIISPLIALMKNQVDAMRNFSEEDGVAHFLNSSLNKQEIEKVKQDIVSGKTKLLYVAPESLTKMENIDFLQNVPISFYAVDEAHCISEWGHDFRPEYRRIKPIINEIGPRPVVALTATATPKVQHDIQKTLGMLDAAVFKSSFNRSNLYYEVRKKTDKVDKEIIKYILSQGIKSGIVYCLSRKKVDDFAQILQANDIRALPYHAGMDAATRSANQDAFLMEQADVIVATIAFGMGIDKPDVRYVIHYDIPKSLEGYYQETGRSGRDGGEGKCIAFYSSKDLQKLERFMQGKPVSEQEIGKQLLLETAAYAETSVCRRKMLLHYFGEDYNEPNCGNCDNCLNPKIKVEAKELLVTVLEAISVLKEKHKADYLINFLLGKETSEIETFEHNELEEFGSGSDEEESTWETVIRQALLDNYLKKDIENYGILKITKKGKEFLKKPVSFKITKEEDEDDADIEELESEEGVIASGGGNSGAADPALFSMMKDLRKKISKKLNVPPYVIFQPASLEAMATSYPITLEELQNIPGVGAGKAKRYGQEFIELIKKHVEENEIIRPEDLRVKTVANKSKLKVSIVQAIDRKVALDDLAESKGIDFNEMLSEVEAIVYSGTKININYFLEEVMDTDTVREIYEYFREAETDNLDKAMDELSDYSETEIRLVRIKFFSEMAN, encoded by the coding sequence ATGGAAAAACAAAAGACTCTATACGAAGAATTAAAGAAATATTTCGGGTTCGACACGTTTAAAGGAAATCAAAAAGCCATTATCGAAAGTGTCTTGTCCGGGAAGGATACTTTTGTATTAATGCCTACCGGGGGCGGTAAATCGCTTTGTTACCAGCTGCCGGCATTGCTTTCCAAAGGTACGGCAATTATCATTTCGCCACTTATCGCACTGATGAAAAATCAGGTGGATGCCATGCGGAATTTTAGCGAAGAAGACGGCGTTGCTCATTTTCTGAACTCTTCGCTGAATAAACAGGAAATTGAGAAAGTTAAACAAGATATTGTTTCGGGAAAAACCAAGTTGCTGTATGTTGCTCCCGAATCACTTACCAAGATGGAGAATATTGATTTTCTCCAAAACGTGCCCATCTCGTTTTACGCGGTGGATGAAGCACACTGTATATCGGAATGGGGACACGATTTTCGCCCCGAGTACCGGCGCATAAAACCCATTATCAACGAAATAGGCCCTCGGCCCGTCGTTGCGTTGACGGCAACGGCCACACCCAAGGTGCAGCATGATATTCAGAAGACACTGGGTATGCTGGACGCAGCCGTTTTTAAATCATCCTTCAACCGGTCCAATCTATACTACGAAGTAAGAAAGAAAACCGATAAGGTTGATAAGGAGATCATAAAATATATCCTTTCTCAAGGCATAAAATCAGGTATTGTTTATTGCCTGAGCCGCAAAAAGGTAGACGATTTTGCACAGATACTGCAAGCCAACGATATACGGGCCCTGCCCTATCATGCCGGGATGGACGCTGCCACTCGAAGCGCCAATCAGGATGCGTTTCTGATGGAGCAGGCAGACGTAATTGTCGCTACTATTGCTTTTGGCATGGGGATCGACAAACCCGATGTACGCTATGTGATTCATTATGACATACCTAAAAGTCTCGAAGGGTACTACCAGGAGACGGGCCGTTCAGGCCGCGACGGAGGAGAAGGCAAATGTATTGCTTTCTATTCCAGCAAAGATTTGCAAAAACTGGAACGTTTTATGCAGGGCAAGCCTGTTTCCGAACAGGAAATCGGGAAACAACTGCTGTTAGAAACAGCCGCCTATGCCGAAACTTCCGTTTGCCGGAGGAAAATGCTCTTGCATTATTTCGGCGAAGATTACAACGAGCCCAATTGTGGGAACTGCGATAATTGTTTAAATCCAAAAATAAAAGTGGAAGCTAAAGAATTACTTGTCACCGTTTTAGAGGCCATCTCCGTGCTAAAGGAAAAGCACAAGGCCGATTATTTGATTAATTTTTTACTCGGAAAAGAAACATCCGAAATAGAAACATTTGAACACAATGAGTTAGAAGAGTTCGGATCAGGATCGGATGAAGAGGAGAGCACTTGGGAAACGGTTATCCGTCAAGCACTACTTGACAATTATTTAAAAAAGGACATCGAGAATTACGGAATTCTTAAGATCACAAAGAAAGGAAAAGAATTCCTGAAAAAACCCGTTTCTTTCAAAATCACGAAAGAGGAAGATGAAGATGATGCCGATATCGAAGAACTCGAATCCGAAGAAGGCGTAATCGCATCGGGAGGGGGAAATTCCGGAGCTGCCGACCCGGCATTATTTTCGATGATGAAAGACTTACGAAAGAAAATATCCAAAAAACTCAACGTCCCGCCGTATGTTATTTTTCAGCCCGCTTCCCTGGAAGCGATGGCTACGTCTTACCCCATTACACTGGAAGAGCTGCAGAATATTCCGGGTGTAGGGGCCGGCAAAGCAAAACGTTATGGTCAGGAGTTTATCGAACTCATAAAGAAACATGTAGAAGAAAACGAAATTATCCGTCCCGAGGATTTGAGGGTGAAGACCGTAGCTAACAAATCAAAACTCAAGGTTTCTATCGTACAGGCTATCGACAGAAAAGTTGCCCTGGACGACCTGGCCGAATCCAAAGGAATAGATTTCAACGAGATGCTTTCGGAAGTTGAGGCTATTGTCTACTCGGGTACAAAAATAAACATCAACTACTTCCTCGAAGAAGTAATGGATACGGATACTGTTAGAGAAATCTACGAGTATTTCCGGGAAGCCGAAACCGATAACCTGGATAAGGCTATGGACGAACTTTCCGATTATTCCGAAACAGAAATCCGCTTGGTCCGAATCAAGTTTTTCTCCGAAATGGCGAATTAA
- a CDS encoding TrkH family potassium uptake protein produces MRNFNHQFVFSSIGLILMIESSFMLISAFVGEVYQEPSVYSLYLSSLITFVSGLVLFLIGRKKRKEKRISQREVYLTVTLVWVMMALYGTLPFLIGGAIPSFTDAFFESVCGFTTTGSSTLINIEAFPKSLHFWRSFTQWIGGIGIIIFVMSFLPLFGGSSSHLYNAEATGISKEQLRLRVSDITRNMSFTYLGLTAVGFLLLWAGPMNAFDAACHAFTSISTGGFSTKQASIAHFNSAYTEYVIIFLMFSGGIRFLLLFNLFRNFSGRIFKDEEFLWYSFMILGFTFIITLALYAEGNVLGSVEDTIRTVLFQVVAAITTTGYATTDFLRWGQFYWFLFLAMVLFCGSEGSTSGGMKISRLIILVKNTKVVFRRQVHPQALYMVKINGQVYSNAVVEKVLAFVFLYLTITGLGAIVLSFTGMSFDESIGAAVSSMSSYGFGLGDFGPSGNFSTATGFAKYFLSFLMIVGRLEVFTVLSLFTSSLWKK; encoded by the coding sequence ATGCGAAACTTCAACCATCAATTCGTATTTAGCAGCATAGGACTTATTTTGATGATCGAATCATCATTTATGCTTATTTCCGCATTTGTTGGCGAAGTTTATCAGGAACCTTCCGTTTACAGCCTTTACCTGTCATCGTTAATAACGTTCGTTTCAGGGCTTGTTTTATTTTTAATCGGAAGAAAGAAGCGTAAAGAGAAACGCATCTCCCAACGGGAAGTTTACCTTACCGTCACACTTGTATGGGTGATGATGGCCCTTTACGGTACGCTGCCTTTTTTGATCGGTGGAGCCATCCCTTCTTTTACGGATGCTTTCTTTGAAAGCGTTTGCGGGTTTACCACCACCGGAAGCTCTACCCTGATCAACATAGAAGCCTTCCCTAAATCACTTCATTTTTGGCGAAGTTTTACCCAATGGATTGGAGGCATCGGAATCATCATTTTTGTGATGTCTTTTTTGCCCCTCTTCGGGGGCAGCTCCTCCCATCTTTACAATGCCGAGGCAACCGGAATCTCCAAAGAACAACTCCGCCTGCGTGTCAGCGACATCACCCGAAACATGTCCTTCACCTACCTGGGTCTAACAGCAGTCGGGTTTCTCCTGCTCTGGGCAGGTCCCATGAATGCATTTGATGCGGCCTGCCATGCTTTCACCAGCATCTCCACCGGAGGATTCTCCACCAAACAAGCCAGCATTGCTCATTTCAACTCCGCCTATACGGAATATGTAATTATATTTCTGATGTTCTCGGGCGGAATCCGTTTTTTGTTGCTGTTCAACCTGTTCCGCAATTTCTCAGGTCGGATTTTCAAGGACGAGGAATTTTTGTGGTACTCTTTTATGATTCTCGGCTTTACGTTTATCATTACCCTGGCCTTGTATGCCGAAGGTAACGTGTTGGGATCTGTAGAAGACACTATCCGCACCGTTCTTTTTCAGGTTGTAGCGGCAATCACCACTACCGGATATGCCACTACGGACTTCCTGCGTTGGGGACAATTTTATTGGTTCCTTTTCCTGGCTATGGTTCTGTTTTGCGGAAGCGAAGGTTCAACATCGGGCGGGATGAAGATATCCCGGTTAATCATTTTGGTAAAGAATACAAAGGTAGTATTTCGTCGCCAGGTTCATCCGCAAGCATTGTATATGGTAAAGATTAACGGGCAGGTGTACTCAAATGCGGTAGTTGAAAAGGTCCTTGCTTTCGTTTTTCTTTACCTGACTATCACCGGACTGGGTGCCATCGTACTGAGTTTTACCGGAATGTCGTTCGACGAATCCATTGGTGCCGCAGTTTCGAGCATGAGCAGTTATGGCTTTGGGTTAGGCGATTTCGGCCCGTCGGGGAACTTTTCAACCGCTACCGGTTTTGCCAAGTACTTCTTGTCTTTCCTGATGATTGTAGGCCGGCTTGAAGTGTTCACGGTACTCTCGCTTTTCACCTCAAGTTTATGGAAGAAGTGA
- a CDS encoding 1-deoxy-D-xylulose-5-phosphate synthase: protein MTYLQDINSPADLKKFNVEQLKEVCKDLREFIIEQLSHNPGHFASSLGTVELTVALHYLYNTPYDKLVWDVGHQAYGHKILTGRRDVFHTNRKLGGLSGFTNPQESIYDTFVAGHASTSISAALGMAVAASLNGEEDRHVVAIIGDGAMTGGLAYEGLNNACSQPNNLLIILNDNDMSIDSNVGGIQDYLVKMTTSSKYNKMRNRVYQSFKSKNLISEEKKNIVLRFNNSIKSLITQQQNMFEGFNIRYFGPVDGHDLPGLIRVLHNIRDMKGPRLLHIKTVKGKGFKPAEKAATIWHAPGLFDKETGERIVRKRIDQPQLYQDVFGHTLVELAEENQKIVGITPAMPTGCSMTYMMQKLPDRAFDVGIAEAHAVTFSAGLAKEGFIPFCNIYSSFMQRAYDQVIHDVALQKLKVIMCLDRAGLVGEDGPTHHGVFDLAYLRPIPNLVISAPFNEHDLRNLMYTAVYGNDGPFVIRYPRGQGVMVDWRNPPQLIPIGKGKRLKKGKDMALLSIGAIGNSAVKAIARAEEMGISVAHYDMLFLKPIDQEMLSKVARKFKYIITLENGVIKGGMGSAVIEFLADNGFIHNRIFRIGIADEFITHGAITELQKIAGIDEEGILRKIMEVNELIKQEQAIVVIQEQSNLRN from the coding sequence ATGACATATTTACAAGACATAAATAGCCCGGCTGATCTCAAAAAGTTCAATGTTGAACAACTCAAGGAGGTCTGCAAAGATTTGAGGGAGTTCATTATTGAACAGCTTTCTCACAATCCCGGACATTTTGCATCGAGTTTAGGTACTGTTGAACTCACCGTTGCGCTTCACTATCTATACAACACGCCATACGACAAACTGGTTTGGGATGTTGGCCATCAGGCTTACGGACACAAGATACTCACCGGACGGCGCGATGTTTTCCACACAAACCGCAAACTGGGTGGACTTTCCGGATTTACCAATCCGCAGGAAAGCATATACGATACTTTTGTTGCCGGACACGCCTCCACTTCCATTTCCGCTGCATTGGGGATGGCTGTTGCTGCATCACTTAATGGTGAAGAAGACCGGCATGTAGTGGCCATTATCGGAGACGGAGCCATGACCGGCGGTCTCGCATACGAAGGATTAAACAATGCCTGCTCACAGCCGAATAACTTGCTCATCATACTCAACGACAACGACATGTCTATCGACAGTAATGTGGGGGGTATTCAGGATTATCTGGTTAAAATGACCACGTCGTCCAAGTACAACAAAATGCGTAACAGGGTCTACCAATCCTTCAAAAGCAAAAACCTTATATCCGAAGAGAAGAAAAACATTGTGCTTCGCTTCAACAACAGCATAAAATCCCTTATTACCCAACAGCAAAATATGTTCGAAGGGTTTAATATCCGGTACTTCGGCCCGGTTGACGGACACGATCTGCCGGGACTTATCCGGGTTTTGCATAACATCAGGGACATGAAGGGACCAAGACTGCTTCACATCAAAACCGTCAAGGGAAAAGGGTTCAAACCCGCAGAAAAAGCCGCCACCATCTGGCATGCTCCCGGGTTATTCGATAAAGAAACAGGCGAACGGATTGTAAGAAAAAGAATTGATCAACCGCAACTCTACCAGGATGTTTTCGGACATACACTGGTGGAACTTGCCGAAGAAAACCAGAAAATTGTCGGGATTACACCCGCTATGCCCACGGGATGCTCCATGACGTATATGATGCAAAAATTGCCGGACAGGGCTTTTGATGTGGGAATTGCCGAAGCGCATGCGGTTACTTTCTCCGCCGGATTGGCAAAAGAGGGTTTCATCCCGTTTTGCAATATCTACTCATCGTTTATGCAACGGGCTTACGATCAGGTAATTCACGACGTGGCGCTGCAAAAGCTCAAAGTCATCATGTGTCTCGACAGGGCCGGACTGGTGGGCGAAGACGGGCCAACGCACCACGGGGTATTTGACCTGGCATATCTTCGGCCCATTCCCAACCTGGTTATTTCGGCTCCTTTCAATGAACACGATCTCCGCAACCTAATGTACACAGCCGTTTACGGCAATGATGGTCCGTTTGTGATCAGGTACCCGCGTGGGCAGGGGGTAATGGTGGATTGGCGCAACCCACCGCAGCTCATCCCAATAGGAAAAGGGAAAAGGTTGAAAAAGGGCAAAGACATGGCCCTGCTTTCCATAGGCGCCATAGGTAACAGCGCGGTAAAAGCCATTGCACGGGCAGAAGAGATGGGAATTAGCGTGGCACACTACGACATGCTTTTCCTGAAGCCAATCGATCAGGAGATGTTGAGTAAGGTTGCCAGAAAATTCAAGTACATCATCACGCTGGAAAACGGAGTAATAAAAGGCGGAATGGGAAGTGCCGTAATAGAATTTCTGGCTGATAACGGTTTTATCCACAACCGGATTTTCAGGATCGGGATAGCAGATGAGTTTATCACTCACGGAGCAATAACAGAGTTGCAAAAAATTGCAGGGATTGATGAAGAGGGTATTTTACGAAAAATTATGGAGGTAAACGAATTAATAAAACAGGAACAGGCCATTGTCGTCATTCAGGAACAAAGTAACCTGAGAAACTAG
- a CDS encoding GlsB/YeaQ/YmgE family stress response membrane protein codes for MGILSWIVLGLLAGLIAKAIRPGADPGGWIVTILIGIAGGVLGGWIGSLLGWGTVDGFSLRTLLLAVGGALIILWVYALLKKK; via the coding sequence ATGGGAATTTTATCTTGGATCGTTTTAGGCCTGTTAGCAGGTTTGATAGCAAAAGCCATTCGCCCCGGAGCAGATCCGGGCGGTTGGATCGTAACCATCTTGATCGGTATCGCCGGCGGTGTCTTGGGCGGATGGATAGGTTCGTTGTTAGGCTGGGGGACCGTTGACGGATTCAGCCTTCGTACGCTGTTACTGGCCGTTGGAGGCGCACTGATCATTCTGTGGGTGTATGCCTTGTTGAAGAAAAAATGA
- a CDS encoding phage holin family protein → MEDKTVTSLFEEMKSDVTGYVTNTIEIVKLEAFEKVSKGAASTAITLFLVSFIFLILALALLTLGFYLADVFDSNWKGFGIVTLGTIALTLVLLLIKKPLKHSIINSVIKFLQRQEDEEVKFTTKS, encoded by the coding sequence ATGGAGGACAAAACGGTTACCAGCTTATTTGAAGAGATGAAAAGCGATGTCACAGGTTATGTGACAAACACGATTGAGATTGTAAAACTCGAAGCTTTTGAAAAAGTGAGTAAGGGAGCGGCTTCAACTGCCATTACTCTGTTTTTGGTCAGTTTCATTTTTCTGATATTGGCATTGGCACTTCTCACTCTCGGATTTTACCTGGCAGACGTTTTTGACAGTAATTGGAAAGGTTTTGGCATTGTCACTTTAGGCACTATCGCTCTTACTCTGGTTTTGTTGTTGATAAAAAAGCCGCTGAAACACTCTATCATCAATTCTGTAATCAAATTTCTGCAACGTCAGGAAGACGAAGAGGTTAAATTTACAACAAAAAGCTGA
- a CDS encoding YtxH domain-containing protein, producing the protein MKSEAKLLLGLGIGIALGAAVGYIMGSDKKEEWLEQANAFADKVRANVKSAIYKGKSEVSDLKEDIDDIAEIAKKELAKH; encoded by the coding sequence ATGAAATCAGAAGCAAAATTATTACTCGGATTAGGAATTGGAATTGCGCTTGGAGCAGCTGTCGGTTATATTATGGGAAGCGACAAAAAGGAAGAGTGGCTTGAACAAGCTAACGCGTTTGCCGATAAAGTACGTGCGAATGTAAAATCCGCTATCTATAAAGGAAAAAGCGAAGTCAGTGATCTGAAAGAAGACATTGATGACATTGCAGAAATAGCAAAAAAAGAATTGGCTAAACACTAA
- the trkA gene encoding Trk system potassium transporter TrkA yields the protein MKILIAGAGEVGTHLAKLLGQENHDITLMDSSKERLMAVRDNAELLTFIGNCTSLKDLTEAGVADSDLFIGVTPEESKNINACMLAANLGVKKTLARIDNYEYLLPKNVEFFDKLGIHSMIYPEMMAAREIVSSLKTPWTRVWWELSNGSIILTAAKIRANAPIANWYLRELPNVGKKFHIVVIKRGNQTLIPKGSDQILPNDILYFTTLRKNLDEMPAIMGKTSFETKNVMFMGGSRITMRAVQYLPSNINIKIIEQNRERAEKLVEISPSNVTIFLGDARDAELLLSEGISDMDAFVALTGNSEANILGCMMAKQYGVKKTIAEVENIDYIPMAERFDIGTVINKKLLAASKIYELLLKADASNIKCLTFSNANVGEVVAKPNSKVTKKLIKNLNLPSDMTLGALIRNGEPMLIDGDTLIEPYDQVMVFFMNTSLKSIESFFN from the coding sequence ATGAAAATATTAATAGCTGGAGCAGGAGAAGTGGGCACCCATCTTGCCAAACTGCTTGGGCAGGAAAATCACGATATCACATTGATGGACAGCAGTAAAGAGCGGCTGATGGCTGTTCGCGACAACGCTGAGTTATTGACTTTCATCGGAAACTGCACATCGCTGAAAGACCTTACTGAAGCCGGCGTTGCCGATTCGGATCTTTTTATCGGTGTTACCCCGGAAGAGTCCAAAAACATTAACGCTTGCATGCTTGCTGCCAATCTGGGCGTCAAGAAAACGCTGGCTAGAATTGATAATTACGAGTACCTGCTGCCCAAGAACGTGGAGTTTTTCGATAAGCTCGGCATTCACTCCATGATCTATCCCGAAATGATGGCCGCACGTGAAATCGTTTCTTCGCTCAAAACTCCCTGGACCAGGGTTTGGTGGGAGCTATCGAACGGCTCCATAATACTTACCGCAGCCAAAATAAGGGCCAATGCGCCTATTGCCAACTGGTACCTGCGTGAACTCCCAAACGTCGGTAAAAAGTTTCATATCGTCGTTATAAAACGCGGAAACCAAACGTTGATCCCGAAAGGAAGTGATCAGATCTTACCCAACGATATTCTCTATTTTACCACGTTAAGAAAAAACCTCGATGAAATGCCTGCTATCATGGGTAAGACATCGTTCGAAACCAAAAACGTCATGTTTATGGGCGGTAGCCGGATTACCATGCGGGCCGTGCAATACCTGCCGTCAAACATAAACATAAAGATTATCGAACAAAACCGGGAAAGGGCGGAAAAACTCGTAGAGATTTCTCCTTCGAACGTTACCATATTTCTGGGTGATGCGCGCGATGCAGAGTTGTTACTCAGTGAAGGAATCTCCGATATGGACGCATTTGTTGCGCTTACCGGAAATTCCGAAGCCAACATCCTGGGCTGTATGATGGCCAAGCAATACGGTGTTAAAAAAACCATTGCCGAGGTAGAAAACATAGATTATATTCCTATGGCCGAACGTTTCGATATCGGCACCGTAATCAACAAAAAGCTGTTGGCAGCCAGCAAAATATACGAACTTCTTCTCAAAGCGGATGCTTCAAACATCAAATGCCTCACTTTCTCAAATGCAAACGTAGGAGAAGTTGTTGCAAAACCCAACTCAAAGGTCACCAAAAAACTGATCAAAAACCTGAATTTACCCTCCGACATGACTCTCGGCGCACTTATCCGAAACGGGGAACCCATGCTTATTGACGGTGATACGCTCATTGAGCCATACGACCAGGTAATGGTGTTTTTTATGAATACATCGTTGAAAAGCATTGAGAGTTTCTTCAATTGA
- a CDS encoding succinate CoA transferase codes for MSLTYVTAKEAAALVNHNDNVGFSGFTHAGCPKVVPVEIAKRAEEEHAKGNPFKIGMFTGASTGDSIDGSLARANAVKFRTPYQTNKDMRNAINAVQHEPVQYFDMHLSQVAQEIRYGFLGGVDVAIVEACEVTDSGEIVPTSGVGIMPTICRLAKIVIVELNDKVPAKMRGVHDLYELQDPPKRRQINIFEVQGRVGLEYVKVDPSKIYVVRTSKENEGSGFAPVDEITEKIGENVSNFFVSELKKGHIPPTFLPIQSGVGNIANAVLASMAQNKDIPRFEVYTEVIQDAVLDMMQKGHISFASGCSLTLSNEAMERFYRDLDFFKNKLVLRPSEISNNPGLVRRLGVIGINTAIEADIFGNVNSTHVMGNMMMNGIGGSGDFTRSAYISIFVTPSTAKDGKISAIVPKVAHEDHSEHSVKVIVSEYGVADLRGKGTYARAEEIIENCAHPSYRPLLHDYLSLTKKGHTPQNLYACFEFHKAFMETGDMINADFSKYKK; via the coding sequence ATGAGTCTTACTTATGTAACAGCGAAAGAGGCTGCTGCTCTTGTCAACCACAACGACAATGTGGGTTTTAGCGGCTTTACACACGCCGGATGTCCTAAAGTGGTTCCGGTTGAAATTGCCAAACGTGCCGAAGAAGAGCACGCTAAAGGCAATCCTTTTAAAATAGGCATGTTTACCGGTGCTTCCACCGGCGATTCTATCGATGGTAGCCTGGCTCGCGCCAATGCGGTAAAATTCCGCACACCCTATCAGACGAATAAAGATATGCGTAACGCCATTAACGCCGTTCAGCATGAACCGGTACAGTATTTCGACATGCACTTGTCTCAAGTGGCGCAGGAAATTCGTTACGGTTTTTTAGGAGGTGTGGATGTGGCTATTGTGGAAGCCTGTGAGGTTACCGATTCGGGAGAGATTGTTCCCACCAGCGGTGTTGGGATTATGCCAACCATTTGCCGTTTGGCCAAGATAGTTATTGTGGAGCTGAACGATAAGGTACCCGCCAAAATGCGCGGTGTGCATGATTTATATGAATTACAGGATCCTCCTAAACGCCGTCAGATAAATATTTTTGAAGTACAGGGGCGTGTAGGGTTGGAATACGTGAAAGTGGATCCTTCAAAAATTTATGTGGTAAGGACAAGTAAGGAAAATGAAGGCAGCGGTTTTGCACCGGTTGATGAGATTACGGAAAAAATCGGAGAGAACGTTTCGAACTTTTTCGTTTCTGAATTGAAAAAAGGACATATTCCGCCCACTTTCCTGCCTATTCAATCGGGTGTGGGAAACATTGCCAATGCTGTTCTTGCATCCATGGCACAGAACAAGGATATTCCCCGCTTCGAAGTATATACCGAGGTTATTCAGGATGCCGTGTTGGATATGATGCAAAAAGGGCATATCTCTTTTGCCAGCGGTTGCTCGCTTACGTTAAGCAACGAAGCAATGGAACGTTTTTATCGCGATTTGGATTTTTTCAAGAACAAGCTGGTGCTTCGTCCGTCGGAAATCTCCAACAATCCCGGTCTGGTGCGCCGGTTGGGTGTAATAGGCATCAATACGGCCATTGAAGCTGATATCTTCGGAAATGTAAACTCCACGCATGTGATGGGTAATATGATGATGAACGGTATCGGAGGTTCGGGTGATTTTACGCGAAGTGCTTATATCTCTATTTTTGTTACACCTTCAACCGCAAAAGATGGAAAAATAAGCGCCATTGTTCCGAAAGTGGCACACGAAGACCACAGCGAACATTCGGTGAAAGTAATTGTTTCGGAGTATGGCGTTGCTGATTTGCGCGGCAAGGGAACGTATGCCCGTGCTGAAGAGATCATTGAGAATTGCGCACATCCTAGCTACCGCCCGTTGTTGCACGATTACCTGAGTCTTACGAAAAAAGGGCACACACCGCAGAATTTATACGCTTGTTTTGAATTCCACAAGGCGTTTATGGAAACCGGTGATATGATCAACGCCGACTTTTCGAAATATAAAAAATAA